One genomic region from Myripristis murdjan chromosome 7, fMyrMur1.1, whole genome shotgun sequence encodes:
- the LOC115362189 gene encoding interferon-induced protein 44-like produces MRDSSSKHASPPPSPTFRKPWREIPWEDKDTELQYLRNYKPHRDIHHLRILLHGPVGAGKSSFINSVDNALRSRITGRPLAEANASASFTKKYETYKIKKGKPGDFYPFVLSDTMGLEMKEDRGVHPEDIKLALKGRVKDGYTFNPASKLSSDSLYYNAEPTLNDKVHVLVCVVPADTAAQLTESFVKKIKDIRETASHLRIPQLAIITKIDLACPEIQEDLKNVYKSKYLKETMEKFSQLVGIPTNYIFPVKNYSEEININDDVDSLILSVLRQIIDFGEEFISNMET; encoded by the exons CTTTTAGGAAGCCATGGAGGGAAATACCATGGGA agacaaagacacagagctgCAGTACTTGAGGAATTACAAACCCCACAGAGACATCCACCATCTGAGAATCCTGCTTCATGGTCCAGTGGGGGCTGGAAAATCCAGTTTCATCAACTCTGTCGACAACGCCCTACGAAGCAGAATCACAGGCAGACCATTGGCCGAGGCAAATGCCAGTGCAAGTTTCACCAAGAAG TATGAAACCTACAAAATCAAAAAAGGAAAGCCCGGAGACTTTTACCCTTTTGTCCTCAGTGACACTATGGGTCTTGAGAtgaaggaggacagaggagtccATCCAGAGGACATCAAACTGGCCTTGAAGGGACGTGTGAAAGACGGTTACACG TTCAATCCTGCATCTAAACTGTCATCTGACAGTCTGTATTACAACGCAGAACCAACTCTAAATGACAAAGTTcatgttctggtgtgtgttgtaccTGCTGACACAGCAGCTCAACTGACTGAGAGCTTTGTGAAGAAGATAAAGGACATCAGAGAGACGGCCAGTCACCTGA gAATTCCCCAGCTGGCCATCATCACCAAAATTGATTTAGCCTGCCCAGAGATCCAGGAAGATCTGAAGAATGTCTATAAGAGCAAGTACCTGAAGGAAACA ATGGAGAAATTCAGTCAGTTGGTGGGAATTCCAACGAACTACATCTTTCCTGTGAAGAACTACAGTGAAGAAATCAACATAAACGATGATGTTGATTCTCTGATTCTGAGCGTCCTGAGACAGATCATCGACTTTGGAGAAGAGTTCATCAGCAACATGGAAACCTAA